The Chryseobacterium nakagawai genome has a segment encoding these proteins:
- the rimP gene encoding ribosome assembly cofactor RimP gives MEFKKRIEELLNEFLETRKDLFLIDLKISAGDDVTVILDGDNGVSLQDCLDASRAIEFNMDREEHDFSLQVMSAGLSEPLVTPRQFNKNIGREIEVMLEDSSKIEGELSKVDEEKITLVLRYRKPKDIGKGKVDVEEEKEIPYTEIKKALVVIKF, from the coding sequence ATGGAGTTTAAAAAAAGAATTGAAGAATTATTAAATGAATTCCTTGAGACCAGAAAAGATCTTTTTCTTATTGATCTTAAAATTTCTGCTGGGGATGATGTTACAGTGATTTTAGATGGTGATAATGGAGTTTCTTTGCAGGACTGCCTTGATGCTAGCCGTGCGATAGAATTCAATATGGATCGTGAAGAACATGACTTTAGCCTTCAGGTAATGTCTGCAGGATTAAGCGAACCATTAGTAACACCAAGACAGTTCAATAAAAACATAGGAAGAGAGATTGAGGTGATGCTGGAGGATTCTTCTAAAATTGAAGGAGAATTGTCAAAAGTAGACGAAGAGAAAATCACTCTTGTTTTACGTTACCGTAAACCGAAGGATATCGGGAAAGGAAAGGTGGATGTGGAAGAGGAAAAAGAAATTCCTTACACGGAGATCAAAAAGGCATTGGTAGTAATTAAATTTTAA
- a CDS encoding UDP-glucose dehydrogenase family protein — translation MNITIVGTGYVGLVTGTTLAELGNSVYCVDIDEKKVEGMKNGIVPIYEPNLEEMFLRNIQSERLFFTTNLKEALDKSEVIYLALPTPPGEDGSADLSYVLKVANDIGEQMTEYKVVVNKSTVPVGTADRVRETISSKTNIPFDVVSNPEFLREGFAVEDSMNPARVVVGASSERAKDIMAKIYQPFTNTGIPIIFMDEKSSELTKYAANSFLAVKITFMNEIANYCEKVGADVDKVRLGMGSDDRIGHRFLFPGIGYGGSCFPKDVKALIKSGKQEDFNFQILEATENVNTSQKVILVSEIEKYFGGNIEGKKIAMWGLAFKANTDDIREASSLDNIALLLEKGAIIVAYDAVAETNVQKLLGDKIQYAKGMYDALEDVDALFIATEWPEFKNPNFDLMAKKMKNKVIFDGRNMYPLEIPQQKGFYYKSIGRKTITK, via the coding sequence TTGAATATAACAATTGTAGGAACAGGCTACGTAGGATTAGTTACAGGAACTACTCTTGCAGAACTTGGCAATTCAGTATACTGTGTTGATATTGATGAAAAAAAAGTAGAAGGTATGAAAAACGGCATCGTTCCCATCTATGAGCCGAACCTTGAAGAGATGTTTCTTAGAAATATCCAATCTGAAAGATTATTTTTCACGACCAACTTAAAAGAAGCTTTAGACAAAAGTGAAGTAATCTATTTAGCATTACCTACTCCTCCCGGAGAAGATGGCTCAGCGGATCTTTCTTATGTATTGAAGGTAGCAAATGATATTGGAGAACAGATGACCGAGTATAAAGTTGTTGTTAATAAGAGCACTGTTCCTGTAGGCACAGCAGACAGAGTAAGAGAAACCATATCTTCTAAAACGAACATTCCTTTTGATGTTGTTTCCAATCCTGAATTTTTAAGAGAAGGGTTTGCTGTTGAAGATTCCATGAATCCGGCAAGAGTAGTTGTAGGAGCAAGTTCTGAAAGAGCTAAAGATATTATGGCTAAAATTTATCAGCCATTTACCAATACGGGTATCCCAATTATTTTCATGGATGAAAAATCATCTGAACTTACAAAATATGCAGCCAATTCATTCCTGGCTGTAAAGATTACCTTTATGAATGAAATTGCAAACTACTGTGAAAAAGTAGGAGCTGATGTAGATAAGGTAAGATTAGGGATGGGTAGCGATGACAGAATTGGACACAGATTCCTGTTCCCTGGCATCGGATACGGCGGAAGCTGTTTCCCTAAAGACGTAAAAGCACTTATAAAATCAGGAAAACAGGAAGATTTCAACTTCCAGATTCTGGAAGCTACAGAAAACGTAAATACTTCCCAGAAGGTCATTCTTGTTTCAGAAATTGAAAAATACTTTGGTGGAAATATAGAAGGAAAAAAGATTGCTATGTGGGGGCTTGCTTTCAAAGCCAATACGGATGACATCAGAGAAGCTTCTTCTTTAGACAACATTGCTCTTTTATTAGAAAAAGGCGCAATAATTGTAGCCTATGATGCAGTTGCTGAAACGAATGTTCAAAAATTATTGGGAGACAAAATTCAATATGCTAAAGGAATGTATGATGCCTTGGAAGATGTAGATGCCTTATTTATTGCTACGGAATGGCCAGAGTTTAAGAATCCTAATTTTGACCTTATGGCTAAGAAAATGAAAAATAAGGTTATTTTTGACGGAAGGAATATGTATCCGCTTGAAATCCCACAGCAAAAAGGATTTTATTATAAAAGTATAGGCAGAAAAACAATTACAAAATAA